A stretch of Balaenoptera ricei isolate mBalRic1 chromosome 9, mBalRic1.hap2, whole genome shotgun sequence DNA encodes these proteins:
- the LOC132371498 gene encoding large ribosomal subunit protein eL21-like: MTNTKGKRRGTHYMFSRPFRKHGVVPLATYMRIYKKGDIVDIKGMGTVQKGMPHKCYHGKTGRVYDVTQHAVGIIVNKQVKGKILAKRINVRIEHIKHSKSRDSFLKRVKENDQKKKEAKEKGTWVQLKRQPAPPREAHFVRTNGKEPELLEPIPYEFMA; the protein is encoded by the coding sequence ATGACCAacacaaagggaaagaggaggggcaCCCACTACATGTTCTCTAGGCCTTTTAGAAAACATGGAGTTGTTCCTTTGGCCACATACATGCGAATCTACAAGAAAGGTGATATTGTAGATATCAAGGGAATGGGCACTGTTCAAAAAGGAATGCCCCACAAATGTTACCATGGCAAAACTGGGAGAGTCTACGATGTTACCCAGCATGCTGTTGGCATCATTGTAAACAAACAAGTTAAGGGCAAGATTCTTGCCAAGAGAATTAATGTGCGTATCGAGCATATTAAGCACTCTAAGAGCCGAGATAGCTTCCTGAAACGGGTGAAGGAAAAtgatcagaaaaagaaggaagccaaAGAGAAAGGTACTTGGGTTCAGCTGAAGCGCCAGCCTGCTCCACCCAGAGAAGCACACTTCGTGAGAACCAATGGAAAGGAGCCTGAACTGTTGGAGCCCATTCCCTATGAATTCATGGCATGA